The Fusarium oxysporum Fo47 chromosome II, complete sequence genome includes a region encoding these proteins:
- a CDS encoding AEX-3 domain-containing protein has product MPPSLNTHPSFTRPRTSDRDGRPSTRDQGADQNLLIPSRTSSLHSRITQPIPSTLNMKPQQRTPKTLTHAYMVCGVGREPSQWVKAPAPAQGKIGHMKGAVGQFWLPEILGSSPRLEQDNEIARALHSAMRACFPHDVEICTGRSQPHCVHHAFVLQQDSSHTLYGICLRVWSRADEKRAETIRDLRKRTESDYYDNPDETYWIPYCLSFLSRYPLYNLLGDYLRGMWIHWNKATNLFHAEEVSRILSFPAPRLNDLVRIDMKDYALCYQFPSSPTGFQNFAMWPLFNCLSIPNIVGVIEAAISPTRRIIFVSHYPAMLTMAAETVRYCVRVYEWSGLYVPVVHARHAKELVQEPGPYILGITVECRSLFTAPTDALVVDLDRNFVLTSSPPTALTPGQRNKFVTRLTQALNGDVTPSGVPQHLRSAYGGGKLVPAGQIIVMRGEVESIQDPEWWNQDAVMAVMDHVCEKLGRNTGIKAVFGGSVKKPLMTKVSMRHLNEIVRERNQYSRDALEAWQDFINLKGRMDTELNKVTKRNNYLVEELESWKQQFLKFQAFAETLTKETQDLKVKIDTHKRENRRLAGLIDQQKDDNARLSVRLTGTEKQRDDALEALVLQQEIAEELERERKRNKKELSQLQHTNMTIMRQRDEARRVVLHLRSLIGGQSHHMEHLIQSLTKPDDLTHEIEEGYDEAEEDVQQAGEPGRLTPSPNPRNKRYSSSSFTDVADRHLKDKTDAIAHIVRNIAEQCQAAVEGLQLAHDAELGSSSRRNSSLSTTQSDDGHSAATSETGDDSLLAPRSGRASSIPPTPDLIPNRSSTAMSFASTATTPERASQQYSLRDEIPTKIVEDDEEDFEENRSDNGGVTHETSVVSKHQLQHQQSLMHRPSGARISALGGTR; this is encoded by the exons ATGCCTCCCTCCTTGAACACCCATCCCTCCTTTACCCGTCCTCGGACTAGCGACCGCGATGGCAGGCCCAGCACCCGCGACCAGGGCGCTGATCAGAACCTCCTGATCCCCAGCCGAACTTCTTCGCTTCACTCGCGCATCACCCAGCCCATCCCTTCAACCCTCAACATGAAGCCTCAGCAGCGAACTCCGAAGACTTTGACACATGCCTACATGGTTTGTGGTGTTGGTCGTGAGCCTTCTCAATGGGTCAAGGCTCCTGCACCGGCTCAAGGCAAGATTGGCCACATGAAGGGGGCTGTTGGGCAGTTCTGGCTCCCTGAGATTCTGGGCAGCAGCCCACGTCTCGAGCAGGATAATGAGATTGCGCGGGCTCTTCACTCCGCTATGAGG GCATGCTTCCCTCACGATGTCGAGATCTGCACAGGCCGAAGTCAGCCTCACTGTGTTCACCATGCTTTCGTTCTCCAGCAAGATTCTTCTCACACTCTTTACGGCATTTGCCTGCGCGTTTGGTCGCGcgccgatgagaagaggGCCGAGACAATTCGTGACCTTCGCAAGAGAACCGAGAGCGACTACTACGACAACCCCGATGAGACCTACTGGATCCCTTACTGCTTGTCGTTCCTTTCACGATACCCTCTGTACAATCTTCTTGGAGATTATCTCAGAGGTATGTGGATTCACTGGAACAAGGCTACCAACCTGTTCCACGCTGAGGAAGTTTCCCGTATCCTAAGCTTCCCTGCTCCTCGCCTCAACGATCTTGTTCGCATCGACATGAAGGACTACGCTCTCTGCTACCAGTTCCCATCTTCGCCTACCGGATTCCAGAACTTTGCCATGTGGCCTCTTTTCAACTGTCTCTCGATTCCCAACATTGTCGGTGTTATCGAAGCCGCCATCTCTCCTACACGCCGAATCATCTTCGTCAGCCACTACCCTGCTATGCTCACCATGGCTGCTGAGACCGTGCGATACTGTGTTCGAGTTTACGAGTGGAGCGGACTCTATGTCCCAGTTGTGCACGCTCGTCACGCTAAGGAACTGGTTCAGGAGCCCGGCCCTTACATTTTGGGTATCACCGTTGAGTGTCGCTCGCTCTTCACTGCCCCTACCGATGCTCTggttgttgatcttgatcgCAACTTTGTTCTTACCTCCAGCCCTCCTACTGCTCTTACCCCCGGCCAGCGCAACAAGTTTGTTACACGACTTACACAAGCTCTCAACGGTGATGTCACTCCTTCTGGAGTTCCTCAGCATCTTCGATCCGCTTATGGTGGCGGCAAGCTCGTTCCCGCGGGCCAGATCATCGTTATGCGCGGTGAGGTTGAGTCTATCCAGGATCCTGAGTGGTGGAACCAAGATGCCGTCATGGCTGTTATGGACCACGTCTGTGAGAAGCTTGGACGCAACACTGGTATCAAGGCCGTCTTTGGTGGATCTGTGAAGAAGCCTCTCATGACCAAGGTTTCTATGCGCCATCTTAATGAGATCGTTCGTGAGAGGAACCAGTACTCTCGCGATGCTCTTGAGGCTTGGCAAGATTTCATCAACCTTAAGGGCCGCATGGATACGGAGCTCAACAAGGTTACTAAGCGTAACAACTACCtggttgaggagcttgagagCTGGAAGCAGCAATTCCTCAAGTTCCAGGCCTTCGCTGAGACCCTCACCAAGGAGACCCAGgatctcaaggtcaagatcgACACACACAAGAGGGAGAACCGTCGTCTTGCTGGTCTCATTGATCAACAGAAGGATGACAATGCTCGCCTCTCTGTGCGCCTCACTGGAACCGAGAAGCAGCGTGATGACGCTCTCGAGGCTCTTGTCCTTCAGCAGGAGATtgctgaggagcttgagcGTGAGCGCAAGAGGAACAAGAAGGAGCTTTCCCAGCTTCAGCACACTAACATGACCATCATGCGACAGCGTGATGAGGCTCGCAGAGTTGTCCTTCACCTCCGCAGTCTTATCGGTGGTCAGAGCCACCACATGGAGCATCTCATCCAGTCTCTCACCAAGCCTGATGACCTTACCCATGAGATCGAGGAGGGTTATgatgaagccgaggaggATGTGCAACAGGCTGGTGAGCCTGGCCGCCTTACCCCCAGCCCCAACCCTCGAAACAAGCGATACTCTTCGTCTAGCTTCACCGACGTTGCCGATCGTCACCTCAAGGATAAGACTGACGCCATTGCTCACATCGTCCGAAACATTGCTGAGCAATGTCAAGCTGCTGTTGAGGGTCTCCAGCTGGCACATGATGCCGAACTAGGGAGTTCTAGTAGAAGGAATTCTAGCCTCTCTACCACCCAGAGCGATGACGGCCACTCCGCCGCCACGTCCGAAACAGGAGACGACTCCCTCCTGGCGCCGCGGTCCGGGAGGGCGTCCAGTATCCCTCCCACCCCGGATCTCATTCCCAACAGGAGCAGCACAGCAATGTCCTTTGCCTCTACGGCTACGACTCCGGAGCGAGCGTCCCAACAGTATAGCCTTAGAGACGAGATCCCCACCAAGATTgtcgaggatgacgaagaggacTTCGAGGAAAATCGAAGCGACAACGGAGGGGTCACACATGAGACAAGCGTCGTTTCTAAGCATCAGCTCCAGCACCAACAGTCCCTGATGCACAGGCCATCGGGCGCCAGGATCAGCGCTCTTGGTGGCACCCGCTGA
- a CDS encoding SNARE-binding exocyst subunit SEC6, which translates to MDDTPAPKLSELLRHPDDLDKIPALKLEFSRKKGAVDGQLRSGLREQLETTQSGMTGLSDGQKTVQMIKEEMIKIDKLCSESQNMIKDFASINLVSQAHRNFGAVETMRRNLETFNERISRVELMLREDDEDSDNMPNLLPCHYELTQLRNIRDDAMEQIQRAEDESLEATLVDYFSRLDDTIDWFDEHVGIIALNLINLVVQDNNGLVVRFAVVMEAEESSDQRVLALQEALKDHKEMATRFQSITDGAKKVRGYKEKFIQAIRLSAEQQFEGAKEEFLEDPSKLDKIMKWYFNDLNVVKVGMSHLMPKKWNIVKTYAGVYHQLMHDFLVGMVDGNEASSAHTLEIVGFPEKYYRKMVKIGLKQEELIPHVIDNREAELVRDFRELIIKFLDEWIDRIFAQEKRDLAERNVEGSNLDQDEYGYFRTKNFVALWRMLREQVDTAANSQRADVVEGVIDAMFARLRTRQQSWQAMLEDEAIPYEEGKIPELEGFQALQDWLVATANDQIACIDDNEDENRLAYLSSFRRLVEQHVTPAYLERIESEVNTLRDGYVDFSTWCINRFAQLIFSVDFGTVMPDFFTPRWYTTTAMKQMVVTFEEYVNDYRHVLHHSLVDIFVEIFAEELLVRYLSAVRNKGAKFRRTDPFQDKLFNDISTAFECFSTLPSPDIGASIKETWRVTEHFLRLLTADRDAIVDAYVTFKMAYWDLNVQWVEAVLKSRDDFERSWIGAVKKEAANIDSGRGPETIMSRVK; encoded by the coding sequence ATGGACGACACACCTGCTCCCAAGCTCTCAGAGCTGCTACGGCATCCCGACGATCTAGACAAGATACCCGCGCTCAAGTTAGAGTTCTCACGCAAAAAGGGCGCCGTAGATGGCCAGCTCCGAAGCGGCCTGCGCGAGCAGCTTGAGACGACACAATCGGGCATGACGGGGCTGAGCGACGGCCAGAAGACGGTCCAGATGATCAAAGAGGAAATGATTAAGATCGACAAGCTGTGCTCGGAGTCACAGAATATGATAAAGGACTTTGCGAGCATCAACCTCGTGTCACAAGCACACCGCAACTTTGGCGCCGTCGAGACCATGCGTCGCAACCTCGAGACCTTCAACGAGCGCATATCGCGTGTCGAGTTGATGCTTCgggaagatgacgaggacaGCGACAACATGCCCAATCTGCTGCCGTGCCACTACGAACTTACTCAATTGAGAAATATCCGCGACGATGCTATGGAACAAATACAACGCGCAGAGGACGAGAGTCTTGAAGCGACACTGGTGGACTACTTTTCGAGGCTAGACGACACGATTGATTGGTTTGATGAGCATGTTGGCATCATTGCTCTGAATCTCATTAATCTCGTTGTGCAGGACAACAACGGGCTTGTTGTGAGATTCGCAGTGGTGATGGAGGCCGAGGAGTCAAGCGACCAACGTGTACTAGCACTGCAGGAAGCTCTCAAAGATCACAAAGAAATGGCAACCCGTTTTCAGAGTATCACAGACGGCGCCAAGAAAGTTCGTGGCTATAAGGAGAAGTTCATACAAGCTATTCGACTCAGCGCAGAGCAACAATTTGAAGGAGCAAAAGAAGAGTTCCTCGAGGATCCGAGCAAGTTGGACAAGATCATGAAGTGGTATTTCAACGATCTAAACGTCGTCAAGGTTGGAATGTCGCACCTTATGCCAAAGAAGTGGAATATCGTAAAGACATACGCTGGCGTATATCACCAGCTGATGCACGATTTCCTGGTCGGTATGGTAGATGGCAACGAGGCGTCGTCAGCACATACCTTGGAAATCGTGGGCTTCCCGGAGAAGTACTACAGAAAGATGGTAAAGATCGGTCTgaagcaagaagagcttATACCTCATGTTATCGACAACCGCGAAGCAGAGCTTGTTCGCGACTTTCGTGAGCTCATCATTAAATTCCTTGATGAGTGGATTGACCGAATATTTGCACAAGAGAAGCGCGACCTGGCAGAGCGCAACGTCGAGGGCTCCAACTTGGATCAGGACGAGTATGGCTATTTCAGAACCAAGAACTTTGTTGCCCTATGGCGAATGCTGCGTGAGCAAGTGGACACGGCTGCCAACTCCCAGCGcgctgatgttgttgagggtGTAATTGACGCTATGTTTGCCCGTCTACGCACTCGTCAGCAGTCGTGGCAGGCTatgcttgaagatgaggctaTCCCCTACGAGGAGGGTAAGATTCCTGAACTCGAGGGTTTCCAGGCTCTTCAGGATTGGCTCGTGGCTACAGCAAACGACCAGATCGCCTGCATCGACGACAACGAGGACGAGAACCGTCTTGCATACCTCTCAAGCTTCCGTCGTCTTGTGGAGCAGCATGTTACACCCGCGTACCTTGAACGTATTGAGAGTGAAGTTAATACGCTGCGTGACGGCTACGTCGACTTCAGCACATGGTGTATCAACCGCTTCGCTCAACTTATATTCTCTGTCGATTTTGGTACCGTCATGCCTGACTTCTTTACGCCTCGATGGTACACAACTACTGCTATGAAGCAGATGGTGGTGACGTTCGAGGAGTACGTTAACGACTACCGCCATGTATTGCACCATTCACTGGTCGATATTTTCGTTGAGATCTTTGCTGAGGAGCTACTTGTTCGCTACTTATCTGCTGTGCGCAACAAGGGCGCAAAGTTCCGTCGTACCGACCCATTTCAGGACAAGCTGTTCAACGATATCTCCACAGCTTTCGAGTGCTTCAGCACACTCCCTTCACCTGACATTGGTGCCTCTATCAAGGAGACCTGGCGTGTTACAGAACACTTCTTGCGTCTATTGACAGCTGACCGCGATGCCATCGTGGACGCTTACGTGACGTTCAAGATGGCTTACTGGGACCTGAATGTCCAGTGGGTTGAGGCTGTGTTGAAGTCAAGAGATGACTTTGAGAGGTCTTGGATCGGCGCGGTTAAGAAGGAGGCTGCCAATATTGATAGTGGGCGTGGACCAGAGACTATTATGAGCAGGGTCAAGTAA
- a CDS encoding uncharacterized protein (expressed protein), translating to MNGKSRRSMMSLTQIILSKAHQAFFFIGMMASNLAVKVMPGEEFTARTLSSKDLFELTIPMTEGEKQQVQQERGPKYYWQRARLIGANATVEAGISNHEYEFATHPKMGMNNRPVVACCSTNALRPLALIQVVMNASDNGDSTDVISSMTLSRTSRPARGWRLC from the coding sequence ATGAACGGAAAATCAAGAAGGTCAATGATGTCTTTGACACAGATAATCCTGTCAAAAGCTCACCAAGCCTTTTTCTTTATCGGCATGATGGCATCCAACTTGGCTGTAAAAGTGATGCCTGGAGAGGAGTTCACTGCCAGAACTCTGTCCTCAAAGGACCTCTTTGAGCTCACCATTCCTATGACAGAAGGAGAGAAGCAACAAGTCCAGCAAGAACGAGGACCCAAGTACTACTGGCAGCGTGCCCGCCTTATTGGCGCTAACGCAACAGTAGAGGCCGGTATCTCCAACCATGAGTATGAGTTCGCTACTCACCCAAAGATGGGGATGAACAATCGTCCTGTTGTCGCTTGCTGCAGCACCAACGCCCTTCGGCCGCTGGCGTTAATTCAGGTGGTCATGAACGCTTCCGACAATGGCGATTCCACGGACGTTATATCAAGCATGACATTGTCGAGAACGAGCCGTCCAGCAAGGGGCTGGAGACTATGTTAA
- a CDS encoding pyridoxal phosphate-dependent transferase: MALSNRAHEAEEACKGMALWEVITNLYDHENNPDGIVSLGVAENTLMHNVLRKHIHDNLALTNPAFTYGDGTTGTKRAKQAVSRFLNKHLKPFRDIEPAHISMTNGCSAAIEHLSWAVANPGDAILLGQPYYGTFVPDLTYRFGAKLLPVAFGDVDPLCEEAVTKYEEVILDTQAKGTKVAGLVISHPHNPLGRCYSRKALIGFMKLCQKYKVHFISDEIYALSVWPNTVDQHPPPIPFESALAIDTTDIIDPERLHVLWGMSKDFGANGIRVGAIVSQANSSLHAAIVAVGLYSSVSSISDHITANVLEDDAFVDAYLAENQRKLSAQYARVVSWAVKNNIDYAPGVNAAFFLWVDLGKVYEALHPKVETDDITDFVMDKLMERRVFLASGKAFGSEKPGWFRIVFSHPDEYLDLGLQRVMEALQ, from the coding sequence ATGGCACTCTCAAACCGCGCCCACGAAGCCGAGGAGGCATGCAAGGGGATGGCTTTGTGGGAAGTCATCACCAATCTTTACGACCATGAAAACAATCCTGATGGTATTGTGAGTCTTGGGGTGGCTGAAAATACCCTCATGCACAATGTTTTACGAAAACACATTCACGATAACTTGGCCTTGACCAACCCGGCTTTTACTTATGGAGATGGTACCACGGGTACGAAAAGAGCCAAACAGGCTGTTTCTAGATTCTTGAATAAGCATCTGAAGCCTTTTCGGGATATTGAACCAGCGCATATTTCCATGACCAATGGATGTAGCGCTGCCATTGAGCATTTGTCGTGGGCGGTTGCGAACCCTGGTGATGCGATTCTCCTTGGGCAGCCATATTATGGTACCTTTGTCCCTGATCTCACGTATCGTTTTGGagccaagcttcttccagTTGCGTTTGGTGATGTCGATCCTCTCTGTGAAGAGGCAGTGACCAAGTACGAGGAAGTCATTCTCGATACTCAAGCCAAGGGGACCAAGGTTGCCGGTCTAGTTATCAGTCACCCACATAACCCCTTGGGACGTTGCTATTCTCGCAAAGCTCTCATTGGCTTCATGAAGCTGTGTCAGAAGTACAAGGTTCACTTTATCAGCGATGAGATCTACGCCCTCTCAGTCTGGCCGAACACTGTCGATCAACACCCTCCCCCTATTCCTTTCGAATCTGCTCTTGCCATCGACACTACGGATATCATTGACCCTGAGAGGTTACACGTTCTATGGGGCATGTCCAAGGACTTTGGTGCCAATGGCATCCGAGTTGGAGCCATTGTATCTCAGGCCAACTCATCCCTTCACGCTGCTATAGTCGCTGTTGGTCTATACAGCTCTGTATCTTCCATCTCCGACCACATCACGGCCAACGTCCTGGAGGACGACGCCTTTGTCGATGCATACTTGGCCGAGAACCAAAGAAAACTATCAGCTCAATACGCACGAGTCGTTTCTTGGGCAGTGAAGAATAATATAGATTACGCTCCCGGCGTGAACGCTGCATTCTTTTTATGGGTTGATCTCGGCAAGGTTTACGAGGCACTGCACCCGAAGGTTGAGACTGACGATATCACGGATTTTGTCATGGACAAATTGATGGAAAGGAGGGTCTTTCTTGCCTCGGGTAAAGCCTTTGGTTCCGAGAAGCCAGGCTGGTTCAGAATTGTGTTCTCCCATCCAGATGAGTACCTTGATCTGGGTCTTCAGCGAGTGATGGAAGCATTGCAATAG